A portion of the Psilocybe cubensis strain MGC-MH-2018 chromosome 10, whole genome shotgun sequence genome contains these proteins:
- a CDS encoding Versatile peroxidase VPL1 produces the protein MAFARLSAIVAIALASQSVLAANINRRTTCATGQVTSNAACCALFPVVDFIQENLFDGGECGEEAHSALRLSFHDAIGFSIHGGKGGGADGSILQFADVETAFHANGGIDDITDRQTPVFQALSQTPAFKPLNISAGDFVHLAAAIGTANCPGAPRLKFMFGRPPPVAPAPDLTIPEPTDSVTSILARFADAGFSPSEAVALLASHTIAAADVVDTNIPGTPFDSTAGTFDSQVFLEVLLKGRLFPGPNNSSQPGEVLSPLAGEMRLQSDFLISQDPRTACFWQAMINNQQLMMAEFKAAMAKLQVLGQNTAKLIDCSDIVPVPQPFTQAIKYPASFSRQDVQVACPILPFPNLATVAGPAPTIPPV, from the exons ATGGCTTTTGCTCGTCTTTCTGCCATCGTCGCCATTGCCCTCGCGTCGCAATCGGTATTAGCTGCCAACATCAACAGGCGAACAACCTGCGCAACTGGCCAGGTTACTTCTAACGCTGCCTGCTGTG CTCTCTTCCCTGTCGTCGACTTCATCCAGGAGAACCTTTTCGATGGCGGAGAGTGTGGTGAAGAGGCTCACTCTGCTCTTCGTCTTTCCTTCCACGACGCCATTGGCTTCTCTATTCACG GTGGAAA GGGAGGAGGCGCCGACGGATCTATTCTTCAGTTCGCTGATGTAGAGACCGCTTTCCATGCCAATGGAGG AATTGACGACATTACCGACCGTCAAACCCCCGTTTTCCAGGCGCTCAGCCAAACCCCCGCTTTCAAGCCGCTCAACATTTCCGCTGGTGACTT CGTCCACCTCGCCGCAGCTATCGGCACAGCCAATTGCCCTGGTGCCCCCCGCCTCAAGTTCATGTTTGGTCGCCCACCACCTGtcgctcccgctcccgaTCTCACTATCCCCGAGCCAACTGATAGCGTTACTTCCATTTTGGCACGCTTCGCTGATGCCGGGTTCTCCCCAAGTGAGGCTGTCGCACTCCTCGCATCGCACACCATCGCTGCAGCC GATGTCGTCGATACCAACATTCCCGGAACTCCCTTCGATTC AACCGCAGGAACTTT CGATTCTCAAGTCTTCCTCGAAGTTCTTCTCAAAGGAAGACTCTTCCCAGGCCCCAACAACAGCTCTCAGCCCGGCGAAGTCCTTTCGCCACTCGCTGGTGAGATGCGCCTTCAGAGCGATTTCCTCATCTCGCAAGATCCCAGAACCGCCTGCTTCTGGCAGGCAATGATCA ACAACCAGCAGCTCATGATGGCCGAGTTCAAGGCTGCCATGGCTAAGCTCCAGGTTCTCGGACAAAACACCGCCAAGCTCATCGACTGCTCAGAT ATCGTCCCTGTTCCCCAACCTTTCACCCAGGCCATCAAGTACcccgcctccttctccagGCAGGATGTCCAGGTCGCTTGCCCTattctccccttccccaaCCTGGCCACCGTTGCTGGTCCAGCTCCCACCATCCCCCCAGTGTGA